The following proteins are encoded in a genomic region of Takifugu flavidus isolate HTHZ2018 chromosome 3, ASM371156v2, whole genome shotgun sequence:
- the abca4a gene encoding retinal-specific phospholipid-transporting ATPase ABCA4a, which produces MGLLTQFTLLLWKNFTLRKRQKVRLVVELLWPLFLFLILVWVRTTSQPFHKGQCHYPNKAMPSAGVLPWLQGMICTMDNPCLSHPTLGETPGQVNNFNNTILAGILIELQTLVKTRPAVAALQSLADDADRLAALSQSDPGTAPAVTLRTILRDDQDFSAHLTDDLSVPAPVVQSLMSAQVTLGPMTGITTPSDLRGVLCEGKGLDRYILFGSRAEKEAFQNVSCSLSPLQLINTQRVLLQNLDGGKLLSEASRRAPIHAFKLARF; this is translated from the exons ATGGGTCTCCTGACACAGTTCACTCTGCTCCTCTGGAAGAATTTCACTCTGCGGAAGAGACAAAAG GTGCGtctggtggtggagctgctctggccgctcttcctcttcctaatCCTGGTGTGGGTGCGAACCACCAGCCAGCCATTCCACAAAGGCCAGT GTCACTATCCCAACAAGGCCATGCCGTCGGCTGGCGTGCTGCCCTGGCTCCAGGGCATGATCTGCACCATGGACAACCCCTGTCTGAGCCACCCCACGCTGGGCGAGACGCCGGGACAAGTCAACAACTTCAACAACACCAT ATTGGCCGGAATCTTGATCGAGCTCCAAACCCTGGTGAAGACGCGGCCGGCGGTCGCCGCGCTGCAGTCGCTCGCGGACGACGCCGACCGGCTGGCTGCGCTGTCGCAGTCCGACCCCGGAACCG ctccagccgtGACCCTGAGGACCATCCTCAGAGACGACCAGGACTTCTCCGCTCACCTGACCGACGATTTGTCCGTCCCAGCGCCGGTGGTCCAGAGCCTCATGAGCGCCCAGGTGACGCTGGGCCCT ATGACGGGCATCACGACGCCGAGCGACCTGAGGGGCGTCCTGTGCGAGGGGAAGGGTCTGGACCGGTACATCCTGTTTGGCAGCCGGGCCGAGAAGGAGGCCTTCCAGAACGTCAGCTGCTCCCTGTCTCCGCTGCAGCTAATTAACACCCAACGAGTGCTGCTGCAAAACCTCGACGGAGGGAAACTGCTCTCCGAGGCGAGTCGCCGGGCTCCGATACACGCGTTCAAGCTAGCACGATTCTGA